From the genome of Gemmatimonas phototrophica, one region includes:
- a CDS encoding YncE family protein, protein MHRVGMALLLCATSAAPVAAQFPSRTYTALVASESADRVAVIELGPQGAKVVRQHDVGVMIADPDGPHGLALEPGGKYYYVSTAHGTPYGVLWKFETRTNTYAGQVMLGNFPATAQVTPDGSKVVVVNFNLHGDMVASDVSVVRTDSLQEIARITTCAMPHGSRVNSAGTRHYSVCMMDEQLVEIDLDGLQVARHFLLTKGAEQGMTGAPPVRGAISASADAAHAGHDMSGHGLAQPAAGSTTCSPTWAQPSPDDKTVWVACNGTSDLVEVDVASWSVRRRIPAGNGVYNLAVTRDGTKLVASNKRGQSVSVIDARTGATLAVLPTQRRVVHGVAITHDDRYAFVSVEGVGSEPGTVEIIDLVSLKTIARVDVGQQAGGIDVVPPL, encoded by the coding sequence ATGCATCGGGTGGGTATGGCTCTGCTGTTGTGCGCGACGAGTGCGGCCCCGGTGGCCGCACAGTTCCCGTCGCGCACCTACACCGCGCTGGTGGCCAGCGAGAGCGCGGACCGCGTGGCAGTTATCGAACTGGGGCCGCAAGGCGCCAAGGTCGTGCGGCAGCATGACGTGGGGGTGATGATTGCCGACCCCGACGGCCCGCACGGCTTGGCCCTGGAGCCCGGCGGCAAGTACTACTACGTGAGCACCGCGCACGGAACGCCCTACGGCGTGCTTTGGAAGTTCGAGACGCGCACCAACACGTATGCGGGGCAGGTGATGCTGGGAAATTTTCCGGCCACCGCGCAGGTGACCCCCGATGGCAGCAAGGTGGTGGTGGTGAATTTCAACCTGCACGGCGACATGGTGGCCAGCGACGTGAGCGTCGTGCGCACCGACAGCCTGCAGGAGATTGCCCGCATTACCACCTGCGCCATGCCGCACGGGTCGCGGGTGAACAGCGCCGGCACGCGGCACTACAGCGTGTGCATGATGGACGAACAGCTCGTGGAGATCGATCTCGACGGGCTGCAGGTGGCGCGGCATTTTCTGCTCACCAAGGGGGCAGAGCAGGGGATGACCGGCGCGCCACCGGTGCGTGGTGCCATTTCGGCTTCCGCTGATGCGGCGCACGCCGGCCACGATATGAGTGGCCATGGACTCGCGCAGCCGGCGGCGGGGAGCACGACCTGTTCACCTACCTGGGCGCAGCCGAGCCCCGACGACAAAACGGTGTGGGTGGCGTGCAATGGCACGAGCGACCTGGTGGAGGTCGATGTGGCCTCGTGGAGTGTGCGTCGCCGCATTCCGGCAGGGAACGGCGTGTACAACCTCGCGGTCACGCGCGACGGCACGAAGCTCGTGGCGTCCAACAAGCGCGGCCAGAGTGTGTCGGTGATTGACGCGCGTACGGGCGCCACGCTGGCGGTGTTGCCAACACAGCGCCGCGTGGTGCACGGAGTGGCCATCACGCACGACGATCGCTACGCGTTCGTGTCGGTTGAGGGGGTGGGGAGTGAGCCGGGCACGGTCGAGATTATCGACCTTGTGTCCTTGAAGACCATCGCGCGCGTGGACGTTGGTCAGCAGGCTGGTGGGATTGACGTGGTGCCGCCGCTTTAA
- the ispG gene encoding flavodoxin-dependent (E)-4-hydroxy-3-methylbut-2-enyl-diphosphate synthase: MSSSASHFGRRRPTVTAMVRNVPVGSSAPIVVQSMTNTDTADAAGTAEQVAALFEAGSQKVRITVNNDEAAQAVPEIRQRLDDLGLDVPLIGDFHYNGHLLLTKYPKTAAALDKYRINPGNVGTKHRDTNFTTIVQAAIDHGKPVRIGVNWGSLDQNLLTDMMDANASSATPRDAKDVYMDAMLESALRSAALAEEVGLAHNKIIVSAKISVVQDLVECYRRLAKRCDYPLHLGLTEAGMGNKGVIASAAALSILLSEGIGDTIRVSLTPKPGGDRREEVFVAQQILQSLGLRSFAPQVTACPGCGRTTSTFFQRMAEDIQGYLREQMPVWRESKPGVVEMKVAVMGCVVNGPGESKHANIGISLPGTFEEPKAPVYVDGKLFTTLKGDNIVPEFLVILNEYVERTYGTLAGV; this comes from the coding sequence GTGTCGTCATCTGCCTCGCACTTCGGTCGTCGTCGCCCCACGGTCACGGCCATGGTCCGCAATGTCCCGGTCGGTTCGTCGGCGCCCATTGTGGTGCAGTCGATGACCAATACCGATACGGCTGACGCCGCCGGTACGGCCGAACAGGTCGCGGCGCTGTTCGAGGCCGGCTCGCAGAAGGTGCGCATTACGGTCAACAATGACGAAGCGGCGCAGGCGGTCCCGGAAATCCGGCAGCGGCTCGATGACCTGGGGCTCGATGTCCCGCTCATTGGCGACTTCCACTACAACGGGCACCTGCTGCTCACCAAGTACCCCAAGACGGCGGCGGCGCTGGACAAGTACCGCATCAATCCGGGGAATGTGGGCACAAAGCACCGCGACACCAACTTCACGACCATCGTGCAGGCGGCCATCGATCACGGCAAGCCGGTGCGCATTGGGGTGAACTGGGGCTCGCTCGACCAGAACCTGCTCACCGACATGATGGACGCCAACGCCAGCTCGGCAACGCCGCGCGACGCGAAGGACGTGTACATGGACGCGATGCTGGAGAGCGCGCTGCGGTCGGCGGCACTGGCCGAAGAAGTGGGACTCGCGCACAACAAGATCATCGTGAGCGCCAAAATTTCGGTGGTGCAGGATCTGGTGGAGTGCTATCGCCGTCTGGCCAAGCGCTGCGACTACCCGTTGCACCTGGGGCTCACGGAAGCGGGAATGGGCAACAAGGGCGTCATTGCGTCGGCGGCCGCGTTGTCCATTCTGCTGAGCGAGGGCATTGGCGACACGATTCGTGTGTCGCTCACGCCCAAGCCGGGTGGGGATCGCCGCGAAGAAGTGTTTGTGGCGCAGCAGATTCTGCAGTCGCTGGGGCTGCGTTCCTTCGCCCCGCAGGTCACGGCGTGCCCGGGGTGTGGCCGCACCACGAGCACGTTCTTCCAGCGCATGGCGGAAGACATTCAGGGCTATCTGCGTGAGCAGATGCCGGTGTGGCGCGAGTCGAAGCCGGGCGTGGTGGAAATGAAGGTGGCGGTGATGGGGTGCGTGGTGAATGGCCCGGGTGAGTCCAAGCACGCGAACATCGGCATCTCGTTGCCGGGCACGTTCGAGGAGCCCAAGGCCCCGGTCTACGTGGACGGCAAGCTGTTCACGACGCTCAAGGGTGACAATATCGTGCCCGAGTTCCTCGTGATTCTGAACGAGTACGTGGAGCGGACGTACGGGACGTTGGCTGGCGTCTGA
- a CDS encoding outer membrane protein, with protein MKRALRALGLVAALAAPAALSAQSSDKPISLGVSGGLSLPMGDFGEGLSSGFNVTGHVYFKPASLQSLRLRGDVSYDRWTADGNSDFSFRSLGVAGNVVYDFPTESSSMVKPYVLGGLGLYNGKTTADFGSAEISGSDTNLGLQAGAGVAFQLSGFSTFAEARLVNIFSDGNSSRFVPIVFGVRF; from the coding sequence ATGAAACGCGCACTTCGTGCATTGGGTCTGGTGGCGGCGCTCGCTGCCCCGGCCGCGCTTTCGGCGCAGAGCAGTGACAAGCCAATCTCCCTTGGGGTGAGCGGTGGGTTGTCGCTGCCCATGGGCGACTTTGGAGAGGGGCTCAGCTCGGGCTTCAACGTCACCGGCCACGTGTATTTCAAGCCGGCCTCGCTCCAGTCCCTTCGCTTGCGTGGTGATGTGAGCTATGACCGCTGGACCGCCGACGGCAACAGTGATTTCAGCTTCCGCAGCCTTGGAGTTGCCGGCAACGTCGTCTACGACTTTCCTACGGAATCGTCGTCGATGGTGAAGCCGTACGTCCTTGGTGGCCTCGGCTTGTACAACGGCAAGACTACGGCGGACTTTGGCAGCGCTGAAATCTCCGGCAGCGACACCAACCTCGGCCTCCAGGCCGGCGCCGGCGTCGCGTTCCAGCTGTCCGGTTTCTCCACGTTCGCGGAAGCCCGCCTGGTCAACATCTTCTCCGACGGCAATAGCTCGCGCTTCGTGCCCATCGTCTTCGGCGTGCGCTTCTAA